AACGCAAAATAACTGATGTTGTTAGGTCTAGCCCGTGATTTTTGTAGTTCCTCAAGAAGCTCCTCTACCGTCAAGGATGCCATCTTCCCGTTGCCACTCATGGCCAATGCGGTCTGTAGTTTGGCGGCGGTCGAGCCTGTTTGTGATGCATGTGCCTCATCAATGATCACACCAAAGTTTTTGCCTTTTAGTGCTTTGTCAGTAACGATGGCTTCCATCGCAAAGGGGAAGGTCTGTATGGTGACAACAATAATTGGAGTACCTGCAATTAATGCTTCTGCGAGTTGTTTACTCTTGGATTTTGAAGATTTTTGACGATCAATGGCGGCAATGACTCCGAACTGGTGGTCAATCTGTTTAACCGCATCCTGAATTTGTCCATCCAACACAGTGCGATCGGTGACAATGATCACGCTACTAAAAATAGTATCACCATTATCTCTACGTAGTTTGACCAAATCATGGGCAGTCCATGAAATTGTGCTGGTCTTACCGGAACCGGCGCTGTGATCAGCCAGGTATGAAAGACCGGGTCCATTTTTTCGGGCGTCATCAATCATGTCATTGACAGCGGACCACTGGTGGTAGCGAGGGAAAATCAGGGTTTCACGTTTGGACCAGTTACCTTTGATGTCGACAACGTCCTTTTTCTCAACATAAACGAAACTGTGAAAGATACGCAGCCAGGCATCAGGTTGACAAACCTGTTCCCAAAAGTAAGCGACCGGATATTCTTTGTCTGCACGTTGGGGGTTGCCAGCATGACCTTCGTTGCCCTGATTGAAGGGCAGAAAGAACGTGTTTTCACCTTCTAATTTTGTCGCCATCTGAATATCAGAATCCGACATAGCAAAGTGAACAACAGCTCCCCGTTTAAATGTCAGTAGCGGTTCTTTGCGTTTAGTTTTGGAGTCGTACGGCAAGCGATCAGTTTTGTATTGATCCATGGCCGCTTCAGCAGACTGAGTAAAGTCGGTTTTGAGTTCAACCGTAGCAACTGGCAAACCATTGATGAACAACACGAGGTCAATGGCTAATTTTCTGCTTGGATGGTATTGAAGCTGAGGTACAACGCGCAACACGTTGGAGGCATAGCGCTTGAGTACGGTTTCATTGCGCTTGTCCTCAGGTGCAGCTTCCGACAAATCCAAATGGCCACAACCAGCAATGGAAAAGCCATTACGAAATACATGCATGGTGCCGTGTTGATCAAGTGCCTTGGCTAAGCGATCCATCAAGATATCACGGGCTCGCTCGCCGTTATCCTTGCAGAGCTTGGTCCACTTTTCAGGTTGAGTAACTTCAAGCCAATTGATCAAATCATCTGGGTATAGAGCGCGCTCGGTGTCGTACTGGAGTGTACTGCCGACTTTCCAGCCTTGCGCTTCCAGTTTGGAAACGATGTAGGCTTCGAAATGCTTTTCTTGGTGCGCGGTATCACTCATATTTTTGCCTTTAGTCTCTTTGCTTCAGTCACACCGTGTCGTGCCAAAAATATTGGACCCCACGCATCTGCACCTTCAGCGGTGATTGCAGAAACAAGATCCGAGCCATCTATTAACATTCTCTTTGTAATTCTCTGAAAACCTAATGTTGGACCAAGGGTTTCACCTGATTGAAGTTCGGGAGCATTATCGATAATGAATTTCGTGACGTCTGCCCAAAGTTCATTATTATCCCGGTAGGCAACAGCGATGAGGTGTTCGATTGTGCAATAGCCATGATCTAAACTTTCCGCTAACTTCCATGCTCGCATCACCAGATTTTCTGCTTCGGTTTTTGTCATGCAAACTCCCGTAGATCGATTTGGCCTGTGACGGCGGCGGTAATGAATGCAGATCGACGCTCTTTTAGGAGATTGACACTGTGTTGGGTTTTTCTTATGAGCAGGTCAATCCGGTTCATCGCAGCGTCCACCGTTTCGACTATTTTCATCTGCTCTTGAACGTCGGGCAACGAGACAGGGAATTCTCCATATCGTTCTGCCCCAACATTTTCAATGGTAGCCTGAATAGCTGTTCTTTGGATGTAATCCCAATAGTAGTAGGAACGAACTGCGAGAGCTATGAAATCTGGGATGACTTGATTTGCATCAAAACGACCACGAATGAGATAGCCCGCAAAACACGCTGGGCCATGTTCAGACTTATATCGATATGTCTTTCCTACTGTTGCTCCACTTCGAGCAAACAAAATATCGCCATCTGCCAACATGTATGGCTGTGCGATGTCAAACGGAAGGCGTTTTACTGAGTTGTTGCGTAAGCTTCCAGACTCATCGAGGTCAGTAATTCGAATATATCGTGGACCTTCTAAGATAGAGTCGTCTCCTGACTCATTCGCACCATATTTTAATGGGCTTTGAAGGAGATGTTTAAGTCTCTTTATAGACCAATGTACTGGGATGTCACCAATCAACTCTACCCCTGAATCCTTCATTTTCACATTGGGATCAAGCCCCTTGGTGACAGCGTTCGTGATCAGTGCTTGGCGCTTTTCTTTCAGGAGTTCAATAAAGCGGCTTTTCTTTGCAATTAGAGAATCGATGCGCTTGGTCTCTCGATCAAGGACGTCAATAATTTCAGATTGTTCTGAGGGTTTTGGTGATGGTACATGGAGTGAACAGACATGTTCCCAATCAGCTCGCGGCATCTTGCTGCCCTCGCACCCAGCCTCAATCTGTTGTGTTACAACAGTTGTTAGCATCCATTGATGTAGCCATGCCGATATGACTGATCTGGGCTGGATAACAAGAAATTCAGTTGAACAAAGCCCGTTTGAATCAGTGACGATCGCTTTCTTCAGATAAGGACGTAGTTTCCCATATAAGACATCGCCTGATCGGAAGACACCTACGGTCGAATCTTCATTTTGGCGAGAGCTGCCTTCAGTTGGACGGTACTTCCCTGTGCCTGACTCCACATCTTCCAATCCAATGTAATTCGATCCATCAGAAGCATCTGTACATCGTTCAGTTCTCAGAGAGGATGCGCGTTTAATTCTTGTTACATCCCAATGCTCAGGTACATTGCCAATCCATTCAATCCCTGAATTTTTGTATGAAGCGTAAGGTTTGTATTGGCTCATTCTGATTCTTCCGCGTCACTAACTGCCCTATAAGCTTGGTGTGGGTGATTAGGCTGATCAGGAATGGTGTAAGCGAGCACTCCAGCACTAACCAAAGGGCGAAGGTACTGAGTTCCTAAATAGTCAGCGTTGCGATTAAAAAGACCTGCTAGCTCTGAAGCTTGCCATGACCGGTATTTGCAAAGTTGAATCAGGGCCTCGCGGACTTTGTCAGGCGGGGTCCGTTGTCCCATCGAGGAGACCATTTCTTGAAGCTCTTTTGGCAATTCTTGCCAATTGGGGTTACTAGACAAGGTTCCGAGGTTACTAGATAAGCCACCGAGGTTACTAGATAAGGACCCGAGGTTACTAGATAAGCCATCGGTCTGACTAGATATTGTGTCATCTTCTCTCTTGCCGTCTAGTAAACATGAGGTTGGCTGGTAATATGTTCCTGAACCACGCCCTTTTTGCTCCAATAGACCTGCATCCCGTAATCGCTTCAGGGACTGGCTAGCACTGAGGGTATCAACACGATTGAGCTCGCGGTACATAGAATTGTCAATGGCCCCTTGCTCACGGACCGCCACAAGCGCACGAGCCTCCTCGTCGGACAAGTGAAGATCTCGAAAGCGACTGAGCCATTCGATAGATTCTTCGTTCAGGAAGTGTTGGAAGTAATACCGTGCAACAAAGCTATCATTACTGCGAGTGGACTCGAACAGCGGTGGTTCCAAACCTGCTGCCACCATCATTTCACGCATAACACGAATACCAGAACCCTTGGTTTCTGCAAATCGTGTGTCGAGTAAGACGGCAGCTATACGAGGATTGCGGGGTACAGAACCAGGCTCACCGAGATGTTCTGGTGATTTTAACGAATGCCCAGGATTATGAATCTCAATCCTGTTTGAATAACGAATGATCTGCAGCGGGGCATGGCTGCGATAGCTGCGATGCATCAACGCGTTAACGATGCCTTCACGCAGCACTCGTTGAGGGATTATCGGTTTGTCCTTTCGCTGAGCATCTCCTTCTGCAAGACCGAATCCCACGGGAAGGTCATCTAGCACAGCGGCGAGCGCACGACGGATGGCTCTGAACAAGTAGTCTCGAATCTCGACGGAATCAAAACGACGCTCTGGGTCAGGAATCCACTCCTTGCCCGGAACGCGAATATAGTCTACTCGGGTCATCGGATAAACACGTCGCAGCGCCTGTTGCCTTCCGAATAATTGGAGCCCAGCTACGGTGAACTTCCATACTCCTTCATGGCGCCTGATACAACCAAGAGATTCAAGGAGTTCTTCGTCGTTCCAGCGTAGTTCTTCGGCGTCGGCATTCGCTTCTGCTCGTACTTTTCTATATTCTTCGATAGCTTCTAACGACATGTCGGCCATCGATGTATCTGGCAAAATTGTGTAATCAAAACTTTCGATCTGTCGTCCCTGATAAAGGACCTGTAGGTCATCCTCGGTACAGTGCTGATCAGTGCTTCCGATACGGCGAAATGCACCTCGGGGTAGCCCGCGCGATTTGATAAAGATCGGCTTATCCCCTGGCTGTGCTTCAGGAACAGTCACAACCAAAACTGTGCAACCGCTAATCTGTTCACTTGCAATCTGGACACGAACTGGGACATTGAACTGATCGCGGCATTGAGTCGCAAGTGAGGCGCTCAGCGCATCGGGATGCAATATGCCTTCAACAACGTAAGGGGAAAACAGGTCGCTTTCGTCGCGGACTACACCCAGCAACAATATACCTCCTTGTAAGCCGGGCTCATTGGCAAAAGCGCAAACTGTTTCTAGGATGGATGGGCCGATTTCGGTTCCACGCTTTGCCTCCAGTCGCTCATTTTCATCCAAAGTATTAAGGAGGCTGAGATAGTCTGTCATTGTGTAACCTCACCTAACAACTCAGCAATTTCCGCCTCAACTTGTTTTAGATCTGCGTCAATATCGATCAATTTTCGCGGTGGCACATATTGATAGAAGAATCGATTGAAGTTAATTTCATACCCAACACGTCCAATTTCTTTATCCTTTTCATCACGGAAAGTCTCGTCAATATAAGCATCTGGAAAGTGGGGAAGAACCTCGCGTGCGAAGTAGTCACGAATTTCTTCTGTTAGCGGAACGTTTTCATTGTCCGTCAAATCGGAATCAGCAACTATGTTTCCATCTGCATCAAGCACAGCTTCTCCAGCAGGATCGCGTTCGCCGAAGGCATTGATAAGAGCTTTGATAAATGGTTTACTAACTTTTCCAAAAACCTGTGAAGTTTTCACGGTTTCAGTCACAAAAGATTCCGCCCATGCAAATGGCTGACTAAAACCATTGCGTGGTTGCAAGGCTTCTTCCCATGCAACTTGCTGTTCTATGGTGAGCTTTGCCCAAGTCTTCTCTTGCTTGAGTTTAACTATAGATTCATCAGTAATATGGAGAGACATCCGAAGGGGACGCAGCACCTTAATACGACGATACCCAAAAATTCGGTAGTCCACCATACGGCTGAGTTCACTACTATCTGCAGTAGCGTACAAGTCTACAATCTGTCTGATCTGATCATCACTGATCATTCGCCGCTTGTTACCTTCGTTCTTAATTGATGTCCATAGATCCGATGCATTGAGCAATTGAACTTTGTGGCGACGGTTTTCAGGCTTTTTATTGGATAAAATCCATAGATAAGTACCTATACCAGTGCGAAAAAAATCTCAGTTGGCAGTGATACGATAGCTTCCACCATATCATTTTCTAATAACCATCGTCGAATCTCGGATTCACCAGAACCGGCACCACCGTTGAATAAAGGTGATCCAGACAAAACAATTGCAGCGCGCCCCCCACCGTTCTCCGGGAGTTCAAGCTTGCTGGCCAGATTCAGCAAGAAAAGCATGGATCCATCATTAATGCGGGGTAAACCGGGCCCAAATCGACCGTCGTACTTCTTCTCTTTGTGTTCATCAGTGACCGCTGTTTGATCTTTCTCCCATTTTTTTCCGAATGGAGGATTGGACACGCCGTAATGAAATCTTTGTCCAGCGAATTGGTCGTTAGAAAGCGTGCTCCCAAGTTTGATATTCTTTGACAGGTCACGCCCAGGGTCCGACTCAAGTGTTCGCAATAACATGCCAGTCAGGCAGACAGCATGGGTCTCTGGTTCGAGTTCCTGCCCATAGGGAATGATGACTGGTGGAACTTTAAAACGATTGCCGTAATCTGCTACATGATTCATGGCATCAGAAATAAATCCACCGGTACCACATGTCTGGTCATAGAGCGTACGGATCAATCCTGGATTAGACTCGAACAGGGCATCGTCGGGATCCAATAGCAAGGAAGTGGCAAGGTGCACGACATCTCGCGGCGTCATGAAATCCTCGGCACCTTCATTGACTTCTGCACCGAAGCGGCGGATCAGGTGCTCATACAGATTGCTCATGACACGATCCGGCACCACATCTGGATGTAGGTCAACTCCAGCAAAATTCTTGCAAATTTTAAACAGTACCCCAGCCTTATCTAGCCGAATCACTGTGTTGGAAAAATCGAACTGTTCAAAGATGATGCGTGCGTTGTCTGAAAAGTGAGCAACGTAGTCCTGAAGATTTTGTCGCGTCTTGGTGCCGCCCAGAGTGCTTAGTGCATACTCTGACGTATTGTAGAAAGGGTAACGTGTGCATTGGCGCAGAATAAGATCAAGGTCGATGCCAGAGTCTTTATGAAGTTCGTTTGCGTCACGAACATCTTGTCGAGTAGGGTCAAGAACGCACTCCAGACGACGAAGCAAAGTGAATGGCAAAATAATCTTGCCAAAATCTGTATGTTTGAAGTCACCCCAAAGGTCTTCGGCATTTTTCCAAATGAAATCCGCTAAAGATGCTGCTGAGCCGGTTTGTTCTGCCATTTCTTAACTCCTACCTGATTTTGCACAAAACAGCATAGCATATTTCCAATGCATGCAACCATGTTTTGCACAAATCAAACAGAAAGATTAGAATTATTAAAACTTGTTTCCAACCTCAGAATGCATATAGCCAAATTTACTTATTGACTACCAGTAAAGAAAGCAATATCTTTACTGATATAGTAAAAGTAAGGAGAATTCACTATGCCAGTTCTAAGCCAAAAAAGACAAATAACTTTGCCAAAAGAATTGTGTGATCGGCTGATGGTAAAGCCTGGAGACGATCTTTCCTTCTTGGAATATGAGGGCAGGATAACCATCATCAAAAAGCTCAGGGGAACCAGTGACGGACTACTTAAACACATCAAAGCCAATCAAGGCTTTACCGACGAACAATCGCTTGAGTCGACGGTAAGCAAGAAACATTCTGTGCGACAGTCTGGAAAGCATGCTGGATGATCGCAATTGATACCAATGTTTTATTGCGACGACTACTTGATGACGATGTGATTCAGTGTGCAAAGGTTCGCCGCCTTTTCCAAAAATCAGAAAAAATATTGATACCTGATGTGGTCTTGGTTGAAACAATTTGGACCTTAAAAGGTGACAGATATGCTGTGCCGAGAGAAGTAATTTCAGACATTATCCACGGCCTGCTTGCAGAGCCAAACATTGTCTTTGAAAGTGAACAAGCTATCTGGGCAGCATTGAATGAGTTCAAGAATGCCGAACCAATTAAAACTAAGAATGGAACGAGAATCTTAGATTTTCCTGACGCCCTTATTATCAATAAGGCGAAATATTTAATTTATCAATGGGGTGAACCGTATGAGGGAACATATACGTTCGATCAAGCAGCACAACACGTTAACGGTGCGAAAAACCCAAGTGATTAAAAAAAGTGTGCTCAGTGAAGAGCGGAAGGATGTGTTTGGCCAGACGGCGTTTGCCACCTGTCCATGGCACGATGGGGATTGCGGTTGCGGTTAGCTAAAGGTATAGGCGATGCGCATCGGTGAGCTTATAGGGCCGGTCTTTTGGCTGCACTGCGGCAACCTGTTTCGCGGTGAGTGGCATAGGTGTGCGGCATACGGTGATCGATACCACAGAAAAATACCACATCAGTATAGATATAGGGCGAAACAGATTGGTTCGTGCAGAGACGCAAGGAGAGGCAAACACCCCACAAACAAAAGCCCCACAGAGACTTTCAGGGTCAGTGCGGGGCTTTGCTATACAAATTCTGGAGGAGAGAGGGGGATTCGCCTACACTTGCGCAGGCCGCTGCCGCGCTTGCAAGCGCGGCCCTTCGACTCCCCCGCGGGAGCCAAACCTTTGGCTCCCTTCTCTCTGAAAAAAAATAAGCCTGCATGATGCAGGCTTATTTTTGAATCTGGAGGAGAGAGGGGGATTCGAACCCCCGATACTATCGCTAGTACGCCTGATTTCGAGTCAGGTACATTCAACCACTCTGCCACCTCTCCAGGTGCTTCGCTTCTTGAAAAACGAAGCAACAAAGTATAGCAAAGAAATCCCCTTTTATCCAGTAGCCGGCTAAGAAAAGTTCTTAAGAGCAGTAAATCATCACTTTCTCCTCAAATAGTGCACTAAAGAAATTTTCTGACACATAGTTGTCATAATCGACCGCTATAGTTCGATGATGAAACTCTTATCAGCACTCCCGTCACAAGC
The sequence above is drawn from the Undibacterium sp. CCC3.4 genome and encodes:
- a CDS encoding type II toxin-antitoxin system VapC family toxin, yielding MIAIDTNVLLRRLLDDDVIQCAKVRRLFQKSEKILIPDVVLVETIWTLKGDRYAVPREVISDIIHGLLAEPNIVFESEQAIWAALNEFKNAEPIKTKNGTRILDFPDALIINKAKYLIYQWGEPYEGTYTFDQAAQHVNGAKNPSD
- a CDS encoding AbrB/MazE/SpoVT family DNA-binding domain-containing protein, which produces MPVLSQKRQITLPKELCDRLMVKPGDDLSFLEYEGRITIIKKLRGTSDGLLKHIKANQGFTDEQSLESTVSKKHSVRQSGKHAG
- a CDS encoding restriction endonuclease subunit S; its protein translation is MSQYKPYASYKNSGIEWIGNVPEHWDVTRIKRASSLRTERCTDASDGSNYIGLEDVESGTGKYRPTEGSSRQNEDSTVGVFRSGDVLYGKLRPYLKKAIVTDSNGLCSTEFLVIQPRSVISAWLHQWMLTTVVTQQIEAGCEGSKMPRADWEHVCSLHVPSPKPSEQSEIIDVLDRETKRIDSLIAKKSRFIELLKEKRQALITNAVTKGLDPNVKMKDSGVELIGDIPVHWSIKRLKHLLQSPLKYGANESGDDSILEGPRYIRITDLDESGSLRNNSVKRLPFDIAQPYMLADGDILFARSGATVGKTYRYKSEHGPACFAGYLIRGRFDANQVIPDFIALAVRSYYYWDYIQRTAIQATIENVGAERYGEFPVSLPDVQEQMKIVETVDAAMNRIDLLIRKTQHSVNLLKERRSAFITAAVTGQIDLREFA
- a CDS encoding ATP-binding protein, coding for MTDYLSLLNTLDENERLEAKRGTEIGPSILETVCAFANEPGLQGGILLLGVVRDESDLFSPYVVEGILHPDALSASLATQCRDQFNVPVRVQIASEQISGCTVLVVTVPEAQPGDKPIFIKSRGLPRGAFRRIGSTDQHCTEDDLQVLYQGRQIESFDYTILPDTSMADMSLEAIEEYRKVRAEANADAEELRWNDEELLESLGCIRRHEGVWKFTVAGLQLFGRQQALRRVYPMTRVDYIRVPGKEWIPDPERRFDSVEIRDYLFRAIRRALAAVLDDLPVGFGLAEGDAQRKDKPIIPQRVLREGIVNALMHRSYRSHAPLQIIRYSNRIEIHNPGHSLKSPEHLGEPGSVPRNPRIAAVLLDTRFAETKGSGIRVMREMMVAAGLEPPLFESTRSNDSFVARYYFQHFLNEESIEWLSRFRDLHLSDEEARALVAVREQGAIDNSMYRELNRVDTLSASQSLKRLRDAGLLEQKGRGSGTYYQPTSCLLDGKREDDTISSQTDGLSSNLGSLSSNLGGLSSNLGTLSSNPNWQELPKELQEMVSSMGQRTPPDKVREALIQLCKYRSWQASELAGLFNRNADYLGTQYLRPLVSAGVLAYTIPDQPNHPHQAYRAVSDAEESE